Proteins encoded together in one Leishmania infantum JPCM5 genome chromosome 4 window:
- a CDS encoding nascent polypeptide associated complex subunit-like protein, copy 2, with product MRMCCSAFVCFRDHVGEEALTCACMLSVFLHRRPPRSHPRFILSLLCRIPFMNAPGACAGRCVDALLQACIDSHSFSSTASRAHHHHHHTLSITMSVEEAQNAAAMADEEIPTLEAAEVPQNAKQSKRYAKAMAKMGLKPESNITKVTIRKVGSLSFAMVQPEVYRFPGTNTFVIFGEAQLEDTSALAQEAAARAAVSGAASASSDAAASVPAAEEDDDEEVGAGDLDEKEINVVMSQANVSRNKAIKALKNNNGDIVNTIMELTM from the coding sequence atgcgtatgtgttGTTCCGCCTTTGTTTGTTTCCGCGATCATGTTGGTGAGGAAGCACTCACTTGCGCGTGCATGCTGAGCGTCttcctccaccgccgccccccccgcTCTCATCCCCGCTTCATCCTTTCTCTCCTTTGCCGCATCCCTTTCATGAACGCGCCTGGTGCATGTGCCGGTCGGTGTGTCGACGCTTTATTGCAGGCTTGCATCGACTCACATTCCTTTTCGAGCACAGCATCAcgcgcgcaccaccaccaccaccacacactcTCTATCACCATGTCCGTTGAGGAGGCCCAgaacgcggcggcgatggccgaCGAGGAGATCCCGACGCTCGAGGCGGCTGAGGTGCCACAGAACGCGAAGCAGTCGAAGCGCTACGCCAAGGCCATGGCCAAGATGGGCCTCAAGCCGGAGTCCAACATCACGAAGGTCACCATTCGCAAGGTTGGCTCCCTGTCCTTCGCCATGGTGCAGCCAGAGGTGTACCGCTTCCCTGGCACCAACACCTTCGTCATCTtcggcgaggcgcagctggaggacaCGAGTGCGCTAGCGCAGGAGGCTGCTGCCCGCGCTGCCGTGTCTGGTGCCGCGTCGGCTTCCtctgacgccgctgcatctgtgccggcggcggaggaagatgacgacgaggaggtgggcgCCGGCGACCTGGACGAGAAGGAGATCAACGTGGTGATGAGCCAGGCGAACGTGTCTCGCAACAAGGCCATCAAGGCGCTcaagaacaacaacggcGACATCGTCAACACCATCATGGAGCTAACCATGTAG
- a CDS encoding nascent polypeptide associated complex subunit-like protein, copy 1, with translation MSVEEAQNAAAMADEEIPTLEAAEVPQNAKQSKRYAKAMAKMGLKPESNITKVTIRKVGSLSFAMVQPEVYRFPGTNTFVIFGEAQLEDTSALAQEAAARAAVSGAASASSDAAASVPAAEEDDDEEVDAGDLDEKEINVVMSQANVSRNKAIKALKNNNGDIVNTIMELTM, from the coding sequence ATGTCCGTTGAGGAGGCCCAgaacgcggcggcgatggccgaCGAGGAGATCCCGACGCTCGAGGCGGCTGAGGTGCCACAGAACGCGAAGCAGTCGAAGCGCTACGCCAAGGCCATGGCCAAGATGGGCCTCAAGCCGGAGTCCAACATCACGAAGGTCACCATTCGCAAGGTTGGCTCCCTGTCCTTCGCCATGGTGCAGCCAGAGGTGTACCGCTTCCCTGGCACCAACACCTTCGTCATCTtcggcgaggcgcagctggaggacaCGAGTGCGCTAGCGCAGGAGGCTGCTGCCCGCGCTGCCGTGTCTGGTGCCGCGTCGGCTTCCtctgacgccgctgcatctgtgccggcggcggaggaagatgacgacgaggaggtggacgcCGGCGACCTGGACGAGAAGGAGATCAACGTGGTGATGAGCCAGGCGAACGTGTCTCGCAACAAGGCCATCAAGGCGCTcaagaacaacaacggcGACATCGTCAACACCATCATGGAGCTAACCATGTAG
- a CDS encoding putative heat shock protein codes for MLPRQCSGELYQVLELDAQCTTAEISQQYRRLALRYHPDRNAGATVEQFQRIEEAHRVLSDLRQRQLYDTVGREGLKQLGDYGGGMLGSLLLAVGNVAAGCLLLGFMTAALFTSLLISCYKIDAPREWPSWGVVLIPVWCFLPVLLLASLTVMTTSVRRGMYILLLPSARLLLCVVIAATTAAALDHRIAPLTAFIPWLIWYVLGTVSDLAMLVPTVYSRTRTPLFGEGRAAGVRGNHRTNTSVEDPFLRPGSGHGEASSIDESEATHSSGAEGGFGNDSFLSQPWKTARYWREVAEVLFEAVCVYAFLALAFRRAMQQQAHLGSLYSLPQSRGAAGDRTGAAPPVLSFWVILAPLMTYFGVHVLISMLEGSFVESTVATTPPSPEETPVARSTSTNAAAPSSSQQQCAHPCHVSCRERVANVIVRAFPSACGLYMTCMWALKEEYEYNKRTGGPDPSAFLAFLPILVVLGALAFLVCCGGCVVMCIGGALFPAENAAADSAAAGVSGASHGSAGRNGRESDYRSTVSRASPTSTASGNRSHTHSRPSQHAGGTGAATMPSWRGGSATDVAIEQVD; via the coding sequence ATGCTTCCGCGTCAATGCAGTGGTGAGCTGTACCAGGTGCTGGAGCTCGATGCGCAGTGCACCACGGCTGAGATTTCGCAGCAgtaccgccgcctcgccctgCGCTACCACCCAGACCGCAATGCAGGTGCAACTGTCGAGCAGTTCCAGCGgatcgaggaggcgcaccgCGTCCTCAGCGATCTGCGACAGCGTCAGCTGTACGACACCGTCGGTCGTGAAGGCCTGAAGCAGCTCGGCGACTACGGCGGTGGAATGCTAGGCAgcctgctgctcgccgtcgGCAACGTTGCCGCAGGatgtctcctcctcggcttcatgacggcggcgctgtttACCTCGCTGCTCATCAGCTGCTACAAAATTGACGCTCCACGCGAGTGGCCCTCGTGGGGTGTCGTGCTCATCCCTGTCTGGTGCTTCCTgccggtgttgctgctggccAGCCTCACGGTGATGACGACGAGTGTGCGCCGTGGCATGTACATCCTGCTGCTCCCCAGTGCACGCCTTCTTCTTTGCGTCGTCATCGCGGCGAcaacggcggccgcgctcgATCACCGCATCGCCCCTCTCACCGCCTTCATTCCGTGGCTGATTTGGTACGTCCTGGGTACGGTGAGCGACCTCGCAATGCTGGTGCCGACAGTGtactcgcgcacgcgcacgccctTGTTCGGTGAGGGGAGAGCCGCCGGCGTCCGTGGCAATCATCGCACGAACACCTCGGTCGAGGATCCGTTCCTGCGGCCTGGCAGTGGCCACGGTGAGGCCAGCAGCATCGACGAATCGGAGGCGActcacagcagcggcgccgagggcGGTTTCGGCAATGACTCCTTTCTCTCGCAGCCGTGGAAGACGGCGCGGTACTGGCGCGAGGTGGCCGAGGTGTTGTTCGAggcggtgtgcgtgtacgcctTCCTTGCCTTGGCGTTTAGACGcgccatgcagcagcaggcgcatcTCGGAAGCCTGTATTCGCTTCCGCAAAGCAggggcgccgccggcgacagAACCGGTGCCGCGCCTCCCGTGCTGAGCTTTTGGGTAATTCTCGCGCCGCTGATGACGTACTTCGGCGTACATGTGCTCATCAGCATGCTCGAGGGCTCTTTCGTGGAGTCGACGGTGGCCACAACGCCACCGTCTCCAGAGGAGACGCCCGTCGCACGAAGCACGAGCACCAACGCGGCGGCCCCATCgtcatcgcagcagcagtgcgcgcACCCTTGCCATGTCAGCTGCAGGGAGCGCGTCGCCAACGTCATTGTTCGCGCCTTCCCGTCGGCGTGTGGATTGTACATGACGTGCATGTGGGCGCTGAAGGAAGAGTACGAGTACAACAAGCGCACCGGCGGCCCCGATCCGTCGGCGTTCCTTGCCTTTCTCCCCATCCTTGTCGTTCTCGGGGCCTTGGCCTTCCTTGTCTGCTGCGGCGGATGTGTGGTGATGTGCATTGGTGGCGCCTTGTTCCCCGCAGAGAATGCGGCGGCCgactctgctgccgctggtgttAGTGGTGCTTCGCACGGTTCCGCGGGGCGCAAcggcagagagagcgacTACCGCAGCACTGTGTCTCGCGCGTCGCCGACTTCGACGGCCAGCGGTAACCGCAGCCACACTCACTCAAGACCTAGCCAGCATGCGGgaggcaccggcgcggcTACGATGCCGAGCTGGCGAGGTGGAAGCGCCACGGATGTCGCCATCGAGCAAGTCGATTAG
- a CDS encoding metalloprotease-like protein — protein MRALHTAFGVAGNSCGTSPHATVASARLAVAPPPHSGLTLPFFTRCGASSAVFTTRAHSVGCCRYAAAVEQHRLCSSHGCHSNSSGSSADSSRPYVPGQAVQETYPIIQLPARSLWCRQYALDARRVAQGEYAGLVSQVREARHYYQYPSMSAPQTGWNVQMFTLFDNSVFINPVNLDEEAWRAEAAQQGMSWVAFEEEKMRELRTEGLTGFAWEPCASSGFLLHYIERPLTVRVRALDEHGKPFTVTLDKMRARMALHELDHLQGVLFTRRVVDTDHVVPMEGFVTMSDWSDDYPSLEARSTFLYTIFTPPYHFVSDAVPDGNLLDRKFEDGIYPGCEQDRQQRIELAAMEEIQRNAWRKEKAKRKEGGQQCGRGDVGTVEDDDGSGTHGAS, from the coding sequence ATGCGCGCGCTTCACACAGCCTTTGGTGTCGCGGGCAACAGCTGTGGTACATCCCcgcacgccaccgtcgcgtcggcgcgtctcgccgtcgcaccgccaccccacTCGGGCCTCACCTTGCCTTTCTTCACGCGCTGTGGTGCGTCGTCTGCTGTTTTTACCACCCGCGCTCACAGCGTTGGTTGCTGCCGGTATGCAGCGGCggtcgagcagcaccgactcTGCAGCAGTCACGGCTgccacagcaacagcagcggcagctccgccgaTAGCAGTCGTCCGTACGTGCCTgggcaggcggtgcaggagaCGTACCCGATTATCCAGCTCCCGGCGCGCTCACTGTGGTGCCGGCAATACGCGCTGGACGCTCGTCGGGTGGCCCAGGGCGAGTACGCCGGGCTCGTCTCCCAGGTGAGGGAGGCGCGGCACTACTACCAGTACCCGTCGATGAGCGCGCCGCAGACGGGGTGGAACGTGCAGATGTTCACCCTCTTCGACAACTCCGTCTTCATCAACCCCGTCAAcctcgacgaggaggccTGGCGAGCCgaggccgcgcagcagggcATGTCGTGGGTTGCCTTTGAAGAGGAGAAGATGCGCGAGCTGCGCACAGAGGGGCTGACCGGGTTCGCCTGGGAGCCGTGCGCGAGCAGCGGGTTTCTGCTGCATTACATTGAGCGCCCGCTGacggtgcgggtgcgggcgtTGGACGAGCACGGGAAGCCGTTCACCGTGACACTGGACAagatgcgtgcgcgcatggcGCTACATGAGCTGGATCATCTGCAAGGCGTCCTTTTCACGCGGCGCGTGGTGGACACGGACCACGTCGTTCCGATGGAGGGCTTCGTGACCATGAGCGACTGGAGCGACGACTACCCCTCACTGgaggcgcgcagcacgttTCTCTACACCATCTTCACCCCGCCGTATCACTTTGTGTCCGACGCCGTGCCGGACGGCAACCTGCTGGACCGCAAGTTTGAGGACGGCATCTACCCCGGCTGTGAGCAGGatcgccagcagcgcatcgaacTGGCAGCGATGGAGGAGATTCAGCGCAATGCCTGGCGAAAGGAGAAGGCTAAGCGGAAAGAGGGCGGCCAGCAGTGCGGCCGTGGAGATGTGGGGACggtggaggacgacgacggcagtggCACCCATGGCGCCAGCTGA
- a CDS encoding tyrosine phospatase-like protein, with protein sequence MDVENGAGHNSPSSLSTSSQSLTASTGLGGGAGSGAVGGSHLTTPPTTRGTPAAAATPVAAPVYVWHSSSSMAGAAPWLRLHRPASAAAACVGGRRGSAAPAAGTGGGTGGVGTPQNPGSSGAGMLASPPHLSTVFGATDEDAAQRSSTCSVSGRDTGGSVPAVARGLSQPHHQQELHADPVAGSGASGSLSAALPLTLVPPFRFARVESGVYRGAYPVLRNFPYIRRLRLRTMVSLIPEPPTYDLKCFAEAEHIQLHHIHAERAKGEVQLLPSELSEALQLIMNKDMHPLYIHCLDGRHVTGLVIMALRKLLQWDAKVANAEFQRFTREVQDEAAFIADYTGPLLVPPHLPVWLWGGSIYDAATGQQKRLPAAIRLRLSTAVSGGAGSAAATAGGVAAAPGAGLGRVSASASGGTSSATGTGPVNGPQSATSAAVSHKPKGGTLRGPSGDLRPQAAAPWMCVPQAETVAADGQHYIDVDRLPVALPLRGSLPGPAAPHWIPSTEPSATASAGTVSGSGGGAGTLNVHLHLTRSSAHSSRSTSEKSSMAGLPAAVSAAAASSTGGVGGGSRWQSTTSWDALQQHQRRLASSLIHSDAAPSKGAGASGLLDGRVSALLWTSGLIVPSATVGGGSGIPGSGRVSGGSAGSSGGGGGAVGGNANGGGGAVVGINGPPTASSPPPSARTPKRSYSR encoded by the coding sequence CGCATCTCACGACGCCACCTACCACGCGTGGcacgcctgctgctgctgctacgcCGGTAGCGGCGCCTGTGTATGTATGGCACAGCTCGAGCTCGATGGCCGGAGCGGCACCATGGCTGCGCTTGCATCggcccgccagcgccgcggcagcctgcGTAGGAGGGCGACGGGGatcggcagcaccagcggccgGGACCGGCGGAGGGACCGGCGGCGTGGGGACACCACAGAAtccaggcagcagcggggccgGCAtgctggcgtcgccgccgcacctcAGCACCGTCTTTGGAGCAACcgacgaagacgccgctCAGCGGAGCTCCACTTGCAGTGTGAGCGGGAGGGACACGGGTGGTAGTGTACCAGCCGTGGCAAGAGGCCTctcgcagccgcaccaccagcaAGAGCTTCACGCCGATCCtgtcgccggcagcggcgcttcgGGTTCGCTGTCTGCGGCCCTACCCCTGACCCTCGTCCCGCCGTTCCGCTTCGCACGCGTGGAGTCCGGGGTGTACCGCGGCGCCTACCCCGTCCTGCGGAACTTCCCATACATTCGGCGGCTGCGACTGCGCACGATGGTGTCGCTCATTCCTGAGCCGCCGACGTACGACCTCAAGTGCttcgcggaggcggagcacATCCAGCTGCACCACATTCACGCCGAGCGCGCCAAGGGCGAGGTGCAGCTGTTGCCGTCGGAGctgagcgaggcgctgcagctcatcaTGAACAAGGATATGCACCCCCTGTACATCCACTGTCTCGACGGCCGCCACGTCACCGGTCTCGTCAtcatggcgctgcgcaagctgctgcagtgggATGCAAAGGTCGCCAACGCCGAGTTTCAGCGTTTCACCCGCGAGGTGCAGGATGAGGCGGCGTTCATCGCTGACTACACTGGGCCTCTCCTAGTGCCACCGCACTTGCCGGTGTGGCTCTGGGGTGGGTCCATCTACGACGCAGCCACTGGACAGCAGAAACGTCTGCCTGCAGCTATACGACTGCGCTTGTCCACCGCGGTGTCTGGTGgagccggcagcgctgcggccacAGCGGGAGGTGTGGCCGCAGCACCTGGAGCCGGGCTCGGTCGCGTTTCTGCGTCCGCATCCGGTGGAACATCATCGGCCACCGGTACTGGCCCCGTGAATGGCCCGCAGAGTGCCACGAGCGCTGCCGTTAGCCACAAACCGAAGGGGGGGACGTTGCGCGGCCCTAGTGGCGATCTCCGCCCACAGGCCGCCGCACCGTGGATGTGCGTACCGCAGGCCGAGACGGTGGCCGCAGACGGGCAGCATTACATCGATGTTGACCGCCTTCctgtcgcgctgccgctacgCGGCAGTCTACCGGGccccgcggcgccgcactggATTCCATCGACGGAGCCGTCAGCCACCGCGAGCGCCGGCACTGTCtctggcagcggtggtggcgctggcacACTGAATGTGCACCTCCATCTCACCcggagcagcgcgcactCCTCCCGCTCCACCAGTGAGAAGAGCAGCATGGCTGGGCTCCCGGCAGCGgtctcggcggcggcggcaagctCAACCGGCGGTGTTGGAGGCGGTAGCCGCTGGCAGAGCACAACATCCTgggatgcgctgcagcagcatcagcggcgaTTAGCCTCCTCCCTTATCCACAGCGACGCCGCTCCCAGCAAGGGTGCTGGCGCCAGTGGGCTGCTGGATGGCCGTGTGAGCGCGCTCCTCTGGACGTCGGGGCTGATAGTGCCGTCAGCGActgtcggcggcggcagcggtatCCCGGGAAGTGGCCGCGTGAGTGGTGGCTCAGCCGGTAGTagtggtggaggcggtggcgctgtcggTGGAAACGcgaacggcggcggtggggcagTGGTCGGGATCAATGGGCCGCCgaccgcctcgtcgccgccgccctcagCGCGGACACCGAAGCGCAGCTACTCTCGCTGA